The Sphingomonas sp. So64.6b genome includes a region encoding these proteins:
- a CDS encoding LytTR family DNA-binding domain-containing protein, whose amino-acid sequence MTGFGASAGLSGFDIVTVDDEPLALRRLEIVLRGVPGARLVGSASSCDAAVALIAERRPDIVLLDIRLRDGTGFDILDRLPKDVTPAVIFITAFDHFAIRAFEVSAVDYVLKPIDPPRLAEAIERARARLLADTSVGQVREMRAIISDLRAEFHDKARSPYETELWIRGVTGNLMRVSLDLIDWVSSEDDYVRLHTGTTSHLLRLSIRAFEARVDPAQFVRVRRAALVRVSRIAEIRRTPAGRRDVILTDGTRIATGRVYARRLRELLLEPDGGSEKD is encoded by the coding sequence ATGACCGGGTTCGGCGCCTCCGCCGGGCTGAGCGGCTTTGACATCGTCACGGTCGATGACGAGCCGCTTGCGCTGCGCCGGCTGGAGATCGTGCTGCGCGGCGTGCCCGGTGCGCGGCTGGTCGGATCGGCGAGCAGTTGCGACGCGGCGGTCGCGCTGATCGCGGAGCGGCGGCCGGATATCGTGCTGCTCGACATCCGCCTGCGCGACGGCACCGGCTTCGACATTCTCGACCGGCTGCCGAAGGACGTGACGCCGGCGGTGATCTTCATCACCGCGTTCGACCATTTCGCGATCCGCGCGTTCGAGGTTTCGGCGGTCGATTATGTGCTGAAACCGATCGACCCGCCACGCCTGGCCGAAGCGATCGAGCGCGCCCGGGCGCGGCTGCTCGCCGACACCTCGGTCGGCCAGGTGCGGGAGATGCGCGCGATCATCAGCGACCTGCGCGCCGAGTTCCACGACAAGGCTCGGTCGCCCTATGAAACCGAATTGTGGATCCGTGGCGTGACCGGTAATCTGATGCGGGTCTCGCTCGACCTGATCGACTGGGTGAGCAGCGAGGATGATTATGTCCGGCTGCATACCGGCACGACTTCGCATTTGCTGCGCCTGTCGATCCGCGCGTTCGAGGCGCGGGTCGATCCCGCGCAATTCGTGCGCGTGCGCCGCGCGGCGCTGGTGCGGGTGTCGCGCATCGCCGAGATTCGCCGCACGCCCGCCGGGCGGCGCGACGTCATCCTGACCGACGGTACGCGGATTGCGACGGGGCGGGTCTATGCGCGGCGATTGCGAGAGTTGTTGCTCGAGCCGGATGGTGGGTCGGAAAAGGACTGA
- a CDS encoding TonB-dependent receptor — MTISIRARLLATTLLLIGAAAPAFAQEAAPQDQAPPPAAPEQEADVGPDIVVTGSILRQTSTATPSPVTVLSAETLDQRGISTVQDAIQQLTSNNGPALTNSFTANGAFAGGASAVSLRGLSTSSTLVLFDGLRAAYFPLSDDGTRNFVDLNTIPDDIVERIEVLRDGASSSYGADAIAGVVNVITKRQFKGVSGRAEAGISQDGNAANQRLTLTAGIGDLDDKGFNAYISGFYVRSEALYNRDIPAPYRTDDQRGICNSIACGPNNVLNGLDEDGAFGIFNPVVSDFYVTPFDAANANALGRPQLLNPARGCLNGPGHILTPAELANSAANPTFACEEDQTLRYGQVTPALERFGGSARFTAKVGDDAEAYILFNFQQSSSAFTGLPAVVRANANAGILYPRFSTSAGGAANAPGSGPLTLPVYVCAARVNCNAVNGTLNPNNPFAALGQVARLSGRLSDTLTQNETRSRVYRVAAGISGTMFGDWDYKVEATAMHNDLRRTTNGYVYIQHLLDVIADGSYNFVNPQLNSQAVRDYLSPENVTDASSDLYQGQVTLGKALFDLPGGPLQLGVGASIRYEAIDAPSANDDYNGPTQRYFTLNAFGTSGSRTVYSAFAELNAPIVEQFEVNLSGRYDKYSSGQSTFSPKIGAKFTPIKQVAIRGTYSRGFRIPSFAEANALPTTGFVPLLPASLPNSFLQQYGAACTNTNTPACPAYLTAATLGQTVLASPDLKPEKSRSFTAGIVFEPIRNLTFTVDYYNIKKTGAITQASTSAAIAAYYAGQPIPAGFQVIADAPSPAFPNARPRIAFVQSQLINSDTIRSEGIDFSASGSFDLSDRIHFSTSLEASLILDLSTSFSDGTVQSYEGTLGNFNLTAGSGTPKWRGSWQNTLTVDPFTLSATANYFGGYNLSAEDQDGPGNGPGSSGGCGLAPKPRYVPCDVKRYITLDAVGSVKVNDHFTFYVNVLNLFDTLPPVDVVTYGATLYNAVQGGNGILGRQFRAGAKFNF, encoded by the coding sequence ATGACTATCAGTATCCGTGCGCGACTGCTTGCCACCACTCTTTTGCTGATCGGTGCCGCCGCGCCGGCCTTTGCCCAGGAAGCGGCGCCGCAAGATCAGGCACCGCCGCCCGCCGCGCCCGAACAGGAAGCCGATGTTGGTCCCGACATTGTCGTGACCGGATCGATCCTGCGCCAGACCAGCACCGCGACGCCGTCGCCGGTAACTGTTTTGTCCGCCGAAACGCTCGACCAGCGCGGCATCTCGACCGTGCAGGACGCGATTCAGCAGCTGACCTCGAACAACGGCCCGGCGCTGACCAACTCATTCACCGCGAACGGAGCCTTTGCCGGCGGTGCCTCAGCGGTGTCGCTGCGCGGCCTGTCGACCAGCTCGACGCTGGTCCTGTTCGACGGCCTGCGCGCCGCTTATTTCCCGCTGTCGGATGACGGCACGCGCAATTTCGTCGATCTCAACACCATCCCTGACGATATCGTTGAGCGGATCGAAGTGCTGCGCGATGGCGCCTCGTCCAGCTATGGCGCGGACGCGATCGCCGGCGTGGTCAACGTCATTACAAAGCGCCAGTTCAAGGGCGTCTCCGGTCGTGCGGAAGCCGGCATTTCGCAGGACGGCAATGCCGCCAATCAGCGGCTGACCTTGACCGCCGGCATCGGCGATCTCGATGACAAGGGCTTCAACGCCTATATCAGCGGCTTCTACGTGCGCAGCGAAGCGCTCTACAATCGGGACATACCCGCGCCGTACAGGACGGATGATCAGCGCGGCATTTGCAACAGCATCGCCTGCGGGCCGAACAATGTCCTTAATGGCCTGGACGAAGACGGCGCGTTCGGCATCTTCAACCCGGTGGTCAGCGATTTCTACGTTACGCCGTTCGATGCGGCGAACGCCAATGCGCTGGGCCGCCCGCAACTGCTCAACCCGGCGCGCGGATGCCTTAATGGTCCGGGCCATATTCTGACCCCCGCCGAATTGGCGAACAGCGCCGCCAACCCGACCTTCGCGTGCGAGGAGGATCAGACCTTGCGCTATGGCCAGGTGACGCCGGCGCTCGAACGCTTTGGCGGATCGGCGCGCTTTACCGCCAAGGTCGGCGACGATGCCGAAGCCTATATCCTGTTCAATTTCCAGCAGAGCTCAAGCGCGTTCACCGGGCTGCCGGCGGTGGTCCGCGCCAATGCCAATGCCGGCATCCTGTACCCGCGCTTTTCGACCTCGGCCGGCGGCGCGGCGAACGCGCCGGGATCCGGTCCGCTGACCTTGCCGGTGTATGTCTGTGCAGCGCGGGTGAACTGCAATGCGGTGAACGGCACGCTCAATCCCAACAATCCGTTCGCGGCACTGGGCCAGGTCGCCCGTCTCTCCGGCCGGCTGAGCGACACGCTCACTCAGAACGAGACACGCAGCCGGGTATACCGCGTCGCCGCCGGGATCAGCGGTACGATGTTCGGCGACTGGGATTACAAGGTCGAAGCGACGGCAATGCACAACGACTTGCGCCGCACCACCAATGGCTATGTCTATATTCAGCATCTGCTCGATGTGATTGCCGATGGCAGCTATAATTTCGTCAACCCGCAGCTCAACAGCCAGGCGGTGCGCGATTATCTCTCGCCGGAAAACGTCACCGATGCGTCCTCCGACCTTTACCAGGGGCAGGTGACACTGGGTAAGGCGCTGTTCGACCTGCCCGGCGGTCCGCTGCAGCTCGGCGTGGGTGCGTCAATCCGCTACGAGGCGATCGATGCGCCCAGCGCGAATGACGATTATAACGGCCCGACTCAGCGCTATTTCACGCTCAACGCCTTCGGCACCTCGGGCAGCCGCACGGTCTATTCGGCCTTTGCCGAGCTGAATGCGCCGATCGTCGAACAGTTCGAGGTCAACCTGTCCGGCCGCTACGATAAATATTCGAGCGGACAGAGCACTTTCTCGCCCAAGATCGGCGCCAAATTCACGCCGATCAAGCAGGTCGCCATTCGCGGCACCTATTCGCGCGGTTTCCGCATCCCGAGCTTTGCCGAGGCCAATGCGCTGCCCACCACCGGCTTCGTGCCGCTCCTGCCGGCGAGCCTGCCCAATTCGTTCCTGCAGCAATATGGCGCGGCCTGCACTAACACCAATACGCCCGCCTGCCCGGCCTATCTGACCGCGGCGACCCTTGGTCAGACAGTCCTGGCGTCACCCGATCTGAAGCCGGAAAAGTCGCGCAGCTTCACCGCCGGGATCGTGTTCGAGCCGATCCGCAACCTGACCTTCACGGTCGACTATTATAATATCAAGAAGACCGGCGCGATCACCCAAGCCTCGACCAGCGCTGCGATCGCGGCCTATTATGCCGGCCAGCCTATTCCGGCCGGGTTCCAGGTGATTGCCGATGCGCCGTCTCCCGCTTTCCCCAATGCCCGGCCGCGCATCGCCTTTGTGCAGTCGCAGCTGATCAATTCGGACACGATCCGCTCCGAGGGCATCGACTTCTCGGCCAGCGGGTCATTCGACCTCAGCGACCGGATCCATTTCAGCACCTCGCTGGAGGCAAGCCTCATCCTGGATCTCAGCACCAGCTTTTCCGATGGCACGGTACAATCCTATGAAGGGACGCTCGGCAATTTCAACCTGACCGCCGGCTCGGGCACGCCGAAATGGCGCGGCAGCTGGCAGAACACGCTGACGGTCGATCCCTTCACCCTCAGCGCCACCGCGAATTATTTCGGTGGCTATAACCTGTCGGCGGAGGATCAGGATGGGCCAGGCAATGGGCCAGGCTCGTCGGGCGGTTGCGGCCTGGCGCCGAAGCCGCGTTACGTGCCCTGCGACGTGAAGCGCTACATCACGCTCGACGCGGTAGGCAGCGTCAAGGTCAACGACCATTTCACTTTCTATGTGAACGTCCTGAATCTGTTCGACACGCTGCCGCCGGTCGATGTCGTGACCTATGGTGCGACGCTCTACAATGCGGTGCAGGGCGGCAATGGCATTCTCGGCCGCCAGTTCCGCGCCGGGGCGAAGTTCAACTTCTGA
- a CDS encoding PAS domain-containing protein produces the protein MNRTSTEEAIIFAPRGRDGAVACAMLREAGLGARAVPDLPALVTGLRGGAGFAILTEEALRGADLRGLVDFLKDQAEWSDFPFILLTERGGGPERNPGAVRFLDTLGNVTFLERPFHPTTLISLARSARRARLRQYEARARLDDIRAGREGLELALAAGGLGAWTLDVATVTLTADNQCKAHFGRGADDAFSYDELLTCIHDDDREDMQRAVRHSLDTGADYDVEYRCCWPDGSIHWVQINGRVEHDPVGAVTRVVGVSHEITERRRVEARQAALLALGDGLRQMTDAADMSILAARILGETLGVDRAGYGVIDPLRETITIDRDWNRPGVKSLAGILSFRDYGSYIEDLKRGDTVTIADARQDPRTRKRAAALEAISARAVLNMPIVDNGDFVALLFLNHGQVHDWPADDLAFVRDVAYRTQAAIERHHAEQSLADLAATLERQVEERTRERDRTWQNSQDLLAVVAEDGRFIAANPAWTTILGWQPNEVVGRDHLAFSHPDDQALSDDAYHRVQNGDLRQYENRVRHKDGSYRWVSWVASFGEGRVYASGRHISAEKEAQLQLEGAQEQLRQAQKMEAVGQLTGGIAHDFNNLLTAISGSLELMQVRVAQGRSAEIPRYVDAAQQAARRAASLTHRLLAFSRRQTLDPRPISINRLLIGMDDLLRRSVGPTIEVEIVGAGGLWTTLLDPNQLENALLNLCINARDAMAGEGRITIETANKWLDRKSAQDRDLPPGQYVTLCVTDTGSGMDAETIERAFDPFFTTKPLGEGTGLGLSMIYGFVRQSGGQVRIYSEVGQGTTMCLYFPRAHGADAGDETEVAGMAPRSAESGETVLVVDDEAAVRMLVTDVLAEHGYHALEASDGPAGLAILESSARIDLLITDVGLPKGMNGRQLADAARIRRPDLKILFITGYAENAVIGNGHLDPGMHILTKPFAMDALSGRIRELIG, from the coding sequence TTGAATCGTACGTCAACAGAAGAGGCGATCATTTTTGCGCCTCGGGGCCGCGACGGCGCAGTCGCCTGTGCGATGCTGCGCGAGGCCGGGTTGGGTGCACGGGCGGTGCCCGATCTGCCCGCGCTGGTGACGGGATTGCGCGGCGGTGCGGGGTTCGCGATCCTTACCGAAGAAGCGCTGCGTGGCGCTGATCTGCGCGGCCTGGTGGATTTTCTGAAAGATCAGGCGGAATGGTCCGATTTCCCCTTCATCCTGCTCACCGAGCGCGGCGGCGGGCCCGAGCGCAATCCCGGCGCGGTGCGCTTCCTCGACACGCTCGGTAACGTCACGTTCCTCGAACGGCCCTTCCATCCGACGACATTGATCAGCCTGGCGCGCTCTGCACGGCGCGCACGGCTGCGCCAATATGAGGCGCGTGCGCGGCTCGACGACATCCGCGCCGGGCGTGAGGGGCTCGAACTGGCGCTCGCCGCCGGTGGCCTCGGCGCCTGGACGCTCGATGTGGCGACCGTCACGCTGACCGCTGACAATCAGTGCAAGGCGCATTTCGGGCGCGGCGCCGATGACGCGTTCAGCTATGACGAACTGCTCACTTGCATCCATGACGACGACCGGGAGGACATGCAGCGCGCGGTGCGGCACTCGCTCGATACCGGCGCGGATTACGATGTCGAATATCGCTGCTGCTGGCCGGACGGGTCGATCCATTGGGTGCAGATCAACGGCCGCGTCGAACATGATCCCGTCGGCGCCGTCACTCGCGTCGTCGGCGTCTCGCATGAGATTACCGAACGCCGCCGGGTCGAGGCTCGCCAGGCGGCCTTGCTCGCACTTGGCGACGGGCTGCGCCAGATGACCGACGCGGCGGACATGTCGATCCTCGCCGCGCGCATCCTCGGCGAAACGCTCGGCGTCGATCGCGCCGGCTATGGCGTGATCGATCCGCTGCGTGAGACGATCACGATCGATCGCGACTGGAACCGGCCCGGCGTCAAGAGCCTCGCGGGCATTCTCTCGTTCCGCGACTATGGCTCCTATATCGAGGACCTGAAGCGCGGCGACACGGTGACGATCGCCGACGCGCGACAGGATCCGCGCACCCGCAAACGCGCCGCCGCGCTTGAAGCGATCAGCGCTCGCGCCGTGCTCAACATGCCGATCGTCGACAATGGCGACTTTGTTGCGCTGCTCTTCCTGAACCATGGCCAGGTGCATGACTGGCCGGCCGACGACCTCGCCTTTGTCCGTGACGTAGCCTACCGCACCCAGGCGGCGATCGAGCGCCACCATGCCGAACAATCGCTCGCCGATCTCGCCGCGACGCTCGAACGCCAGGTCGAGGAGCGCACCCGCGAACGCGACCGCACCTGGCAAAATTCGCAGGACCTGCTTGCGGTGGTCGCGGAAGACGGCCGGTTCATCGCGGCCAACCCCGCCTGGACGACGATCCTCGGCTGGCAGCCGAACGAAGTCGTTGGGCGCGATCATCTCGCCTTCAGCCATCCTGATGACCAGGCCTTGAGCGACGACGCTTATCACCGCGTGCAAAACGGTGATTTGCGCCAGTATGAGAACCGCGTGCGCCACAAGGACGGGTCTTATCGCTGGGTTTCCTGGGTCGCATCGTTCGGGGAGGGCCGGGTCTATGCCAGCGGCCGGCACATCTCCGCCGAGAAGGAGGCACAGCTGCAACTCGAGGGCGCGCAGGAACAGCTCCGCCAGGCGCAGAAGATGGAGGCGGTCGGCCAGCTTACCGGTGGCATCGCGCACGACTTCAACAATCTGCTTACCGCCATTTCGGGCAGCCTCGAACTGATGCAGGTGCGCGTCGCGCAAGGGCGTTCGGCGGAGATTCCGCGTTATGTCGATGCCGCGCAGCAGGCCGCGCGCCGTGCCGCCTCGCTGACTCACCGGCTGCTCGCCTTCTCGCGTCGCCAAACGCTTGATCCGCGGCCGATCTCGATCAACCGGCTGCTCATCGGGATGGACGATCTGCTGCGCCGCTCGGTCGGTCCGACGATCGAGGTCGAAATCGTCGGCGCGGGCGGATTGTGGACGACCTTGCTCGATCCCAACCAGCTCGAAAACGCGCTGCTCAACCTGTGCATCAACGCGCGCGACGCAATGGCGGGCGAAGGGCGCATCACGATCGAGACGGCGAACAAATGGCTCGACCGCAAATCGGCGCAGGATCGCGATCTGCCGCCCGGGCAATATGTCACGCTGTGCGTCACCGACACGGGATCGGGCATGGATGCGGAGACGATCGAGCGCGCCTTCGACCCCTTCTTCACCACCAAGCCGCTGGGTGAGGGGACCGGGCTCGGCCTGTCGATGATCTATGGTTTCGTACGCCAGTCGGGCGGCCAGGTGCGGATTTATTCCGAAGTCGGGCAGGGCACGACGATGTGCCTTTATTTCCCGCGCGCGCACGGCGCCGATGCCGGCGATGAAACCGAAGTGGCCGGTATGGCGCCGCGGTCCGCGGAGAGCGGGGAAACCGTGCTGGTCGTCGACGACGAAGCGGCGGTACGCATGCTGGTCACCGATGTGCTGGCCGAACATGGCTATCACGCGCTGGAGGCGAGCGACGGCCCGGCCGGCCTCGCGATCCTCGAATCGTCCGCGCGGATCGACTTGCTGATCACCGATGTCGGCTTGCCCAAGGGCATGAACGGCCGCCAACTCGCCGACGCCGCGCGCATCCGCCGGCCCGATCTCAAGATCCTGTTCATCACCGGCTATGCCGAGAATGCGGTGATCGGCAACGGTCATCTCGACCCCGGCATGCACATCCTGACCAAGCCGTTCGCGATGGACGCGCTGAGCGGGCGGATCCGCGAGCTGATCGGCTAG